A window of the Streptomyces finlayi genome harbors these coding sequences:
- a CDS encoding SMI1/KNR4 family protein, which translates to MNTEHASPAGLAILRAAFDVDDHGASALGLPAVRAYEAEHGVVLPEPYRTFVAEMTDGSYAGPPDFGLLALAELPGDWGDGRPARRLDLPFPLTEAWLWEDEDDDPRSEEEVDALLDRVFDHGSIVLGTDGCGMNWHLVVTGPHRGHVWNISGEGATPFGAEFGFTTGSAGFAGWVEHWAANKPWFDAP; encoded by the coding sequence ATGAACACCGAGCACGCCTCCCCAGCCGGCCTCGCCATCCTGCGCGCCGCCTTCGACGTCGACGACCACGGCGCGTCAGCGCTGGGACTGCCCGCGGTCCGCGCCTACGAGGCCGAGCACGGCGTCGTCCTGCCCGAGCCGTACCGGACCTTCGTGGCGGAGATGACCGACGGCTCCTACGCCGGGCCTCCCGACTTCGGCCTCCTCGCACTGGCCGAGCTGCCCGGCGACTGGGGGGACGGCCGGCCGGCGCGCCGGCTGGACCTGCCCTTTCCGCTCACCGAGGCATGGCTGTGGGAGGACGAGGACGACGATCCGAGGTCGGAGGAGGAAGTGGACGCGCTCCTGGACCGGGTCTTCGACCATGGCTCGATCGTGCTGGGCACGGACGGCTGCGGCATGAACTGGCACCTCGTCGTGACCGGACCGCACCGGGGCCACGTCTGGAACATCAGCGGCGAGGGGGCCACCCCGTTCGGAGCCGAATTCGGCTTCACGACGGGCAGCGCGGGCTTCGCCGGCTGGGTCGAGCACTGGGCCGCGAACAAGCCGTGGTTCGACGCGCCCTGA
- a CDS encoding 6-carboxytetrahydropterin synthase — translation MVLELSAHDDARAESGFVRDFRDLAVFRKWVDATLDHRHLNEVMETTSPSAENLAKWIYDHWCEGLPELSAVKVSETPKTWVVYQPG, via the coding sequence GTGGTCCTGGAGCTGTCCGCACATGACGACGCCCGTGCAGAGAGCGGATTCGTGCGCGACTTCCGGGATCTTGCCGTATTCAGGAAGTGGGTGGACGCCACCCTCGACCACCGGCACCTCAATGAGGTGATGGAGACTACCTCTCCGTCGGCAGAGAACCTTGCGAAATGGATCTACGACCACTGGTGCGAGGGCCTGCCGGAGCTCAGCGCGGTGAAGGTGTCCGAGACTCCGAAGACCTGGGTGGTATATCAACCAGGATGA
- a CDS encoding dihydrofolate reductase family protein translates to MTSSPHSRPTAGGDILVNSSASVIKALLSADLLDRLYLMIFPEIAGGGQRLFDDGLPPSQWRLTHQQTGELGEMAMVYDRAR, encoded by the coding sequence ATGACGTCGTCGCCGCACTCAAGGCCGACGGCGGGGGGTGACATCCTCGTCAACAGCAGCGCGAGCGTGATCAAGGCGCTGCTGTCGGCGGACCTGCTCGACCGGCTGTATCTCATGATCTTTCCCGAGATCGCCGGGGGCGGACAGCGGCTCTTCGACGACGGCCTGCCGCCGTCGCAGTGGAGGCTCACCCATCAGCAGACCGGCGAACTGGGCGAGATGGCCATGGTCTACGACCGGGCCCGCTGA
- a CDS encoding DUF397 domain-containing protein has product MNIAETSVAAPELAWFKSSYSGAEGGDCVEVAWFKSSYSTGGGGECVEVAAAPGAVHIRDSKVTAGPVLTVSPHVWAGFVGLAADRPI; this is encoded by the coding sequence ATGAACATCGCAGAGACTTCGGTCGCAGCTCCGGAACTTGCCTGGTTCAAGAGCAGCTACAGCGGTGCTGAGGGGGGCGACTGTGTAGAGGTCGCCTGGTTCAAGAGCAGCTACAGCACTGGTGGTGGTGGCGAGTGCGTAGAGGTGGCCGCCGCCCCCGGAGCCGTACACATCCGGGACTCGAAGGTCACCGCTGGACCGGTCCTGACTGTCTCGCCCCACGTATGGGCCGGGTTCGTCGGGCTGGCGGCAGACCGGCCGATCTGA
- a CDS encoding cytochrome P450 family protein, with translation MKCPHAAATDAAAPVVIDPMVRDLDGETGLLRDAGPLARIELLGVPAWTVTRHAEARSLLLDTRLVKDLDAWGLWQSGAVTHAWPLIGMIDAGRSMFTVDGAEHRRLRTKTSQALTPRRLEEIRPDIERFTEELLDDLAAQGQDGATVDLKSVFAQPLPMRVVGLLMGVDESEHAMLTQRYKAFFSMLTPQEERLALLAELDVFYTRLVREKAARPTDDLTTGLILADEGGEPLTEEEVVGNLKAMVAAGHETTIGLILNAVRALLAHPDQLRMVLGGEVSWETVIEETLRWDTPTTHLLMRFATEDIQVGDDVIAKGEGLVISYRAIGRDTVQHGADADAFDITRAAPIRHMTFGHGPHICPGAGLSRVEAAIALPALFGRFPGLRLVVADDEIRKLPVMTQNDMESFPVVLES, from the coding sequence GTGAAGTGCCCCCATGCCGCCGCCACCGACGCCGCCGCCCCTGTGGTCATCGACCCGATGGTGCGGGACCTCGACGGTGAGACCGGGCTGCTGCGTGACGCCGGGCCGCTGGCGCGGATCGAACTGCTCGGTGTGCCGGCCTGGACCGTCACCCGTCACGCCGAGGCGCGCAGCCTGCTCCTCGACACCCGGCTGGTGAAGGACCTCGACGCCTGGGGACTCTGGCAGAGCGGCGCGGTGACACACGCCTGGCCACTGATCGGCATGATCGACGCGGGGCGCTCCATGTTCACCGTGGACGGGGCGGAGCACCGGCGGCTGCGGACCAAGACCTCCCAGGCGCTCACCCCGCGCCGGCTGGAGGAGATACGTCCGGACATCGAGAGATTCACCGAGGAGCTGCTGGACGACCTCGCCGCGCAGGGCCAGGACGGCGCCACGGTCGACCTCAAGAGTGTATTCGCCCAGCCGCTGCCCATGCGGGTCGTCGGACTGCTCATGGGTGTCGACGAGTCCGAGCACGCGATGCTGACCCAGCGGTACAAGGCGTTCTTCTCCATGCTCACTCCGCAGGAGGAACGGCTCGCGCTGCTCGCCGAGCTGGACGTCTTCTACACCAGGCTCGTACGGGAGAAGGCGGCCAGGCCCACGGACGACCTCACGACCGGGCTCATCCTCGCCGACGAGGGGGGCGAGCCGCTCACCGAGGAAGAGGTGGTGGGCAACCTCAAGGCGATGGTCGCGGCCGGGCACGAGACGACGATCGGGCTGATCCTCAACGCCGTACGGGCGCTGCTCGCCCACCCCGACCAGCTCCGCATGGTGCTGGGCGGCGAGGTCTCCTGGGAGACCGTGATCGAGGAGACGCTGCGCTGGGACACCCCCACGACACATCTGCTCATGCGCTTCGCCACGGAGGACATCCAGGTGGGCGACGACGTGATCGCGAAGGGTGAGGGCCTGGTCATCTCGTACCGGGCGATCGGCCGCGACACCGTGCAGCACGGGGCGGACGCGGACGCCTTCGACATCACCAGGGCCGCTCCCATCCGCCACATGACGTTCGGGCACGGTCCGCACATCTGCCCTGGAGCCGGGCTGTCCCGGGTGGAAGCGGCCATCGCGCTGCCCGCGCTGTTCGGGCGCTTCCCGGGGCTGCGGCTCGTGGTCGCGGACGACGAGATCCGTAAGCTGCCCGTGATGACGCAGAACGACATGGAGTCCTTCCCCGTCGTCCTGGAGAGCTGA
- a CDS encoding cytochrome P450: protein MKHPPTTVPSPDSPPGSSSTSGCPVRSGSAAVALSGPGFHTEPQALYRTMRRDHGAVVPVELVGGVPAWLVIGYRELHQVTSDGELFPRDVGLWNQWGRLPEDWPLLPMVGRPMPSIYFTAGAEHRRHAEMVGTALEGVEPHELRNHCEELADRLIDDVCRRGTADLIADFAEPLPVLVLARLVGFPDDEGLRIAQVLKELADGGPGAQAANIRFGEHMQRLLAARRADPGNDVTSRMLAHPGAFTDEEYVLDLMAVTAAGHLTTADWIGNSMRLMLTDDEFAEALAGGRRSVAEAMNEVLWEDGPTQILAGRWAARDTQLGGRSIQAGDMLLLGLGAANADPHMRQRLSTAGSPSGQGGNSAHLAFSHGEYRCPFPAQEIAEIIARTGIEVLLDRLPDLELGIAAQDLVRRPSAFLRGMTSLPVRFTPVRPTGDSL from the coding sequence ATGAAGCACCCCCCAACCACCGTGCCATCTCCCGATTCCCCGCCGGGGAGCAGCTCCACGAGCGGCTGCCCCGTGCGTTCCGGGTCCGCCGCCGTGGCCTTGAGCGGACCCGGGTTTCATACCGAGCCGCAGGCTCTCTACCGCACCATGCGCCGCGATCACGGGGCCGTCGTGCCCGTGGAGCTCGTCGGGGGTGTTCCGGCCTGGCTGGTCATCGGGTACCGGGAGCTGCATCAGGTCACCAGCGACGGGGAGTTGTTCCCCAGGGATGTCGGGCTGTGGAACCAGTGGGGCCGTCTCCCGGAGGACTGGCCGCTGTTGCCGATGGTCGGGCGGCCCATGCCGTCCATCTACTTCACCGCCGGTGCCGAGCACCGGCGGCACGCCGAGATGGTGGGGACCGCCCTCGAAGGTGTGGAGCCGCACGAACTGCGCAACCACTGTGAGGAGTTGGCGGACCGGCTGATCGACGACGTGTGCCGGCGCGGTACCGCCGACCTGATCGCCGACTTCGCCGAGCCCCTGCCGGTGCTCGTCCTCGCCCGCCTCGTCGGCTTTCCGGACGACGAGGGGCTGCGGATCGCGCAGGTACTCAAGGAGCTGGCCGACGGCGGGCCCGGGGCGCAGGCGGCGAACATCCGGTTCGGTGAGCACATGCAGCGGCTTCTCGCCGCCCGGCGGGCCGATCCCGGGAACGACGTGACGTCCCGGATGCTGGCCCACCCCGGCGCGTTCACCGACGAGGAGTACGTACTCGACCTGATGGCCGTCACGGCCGCCGGACATCTCACCACCGCCGACTGGATCGGCAACTCCATGCGGCTGATGCTCACCGACGACGAGTTCGCCGAGGCGCTCGCGGGCGGGCGGCGCAGCGTTGCCGAGGCCATGAACGAGGTGCTCTGGGAGGACGGACCCACCCAGATCCTCGCCGGGCGCTGGGCGGCCAGGGACACCCAGCTCGGCGGCCGGTCCATCCAGGCCGGTGACATGCTGCTGCTCGGACTGGGGGCGGCCAACGCCGACCCTCACATGCGCCAGCGGCTCTCCACCGCCGGAAGTCCGTCGGGGCAGGGCGGAAACAGCGCGCACCTCGCCTTCAGCCATGGTGAGTACCGCTGCCCGTTCCCCGCGCAGGAGATCGCCGAGATCATCGCCCGTACCGGAATCGAGGTGCTGCTCGACCGGCTGCCCGACCTCGAGCTCGGGATCGCCGCACAGGATCTCGTACGGCGGCCCTCCGCCTTTCTGCGCGGGATGACGTCACTTCCCGTCCGGTTCACACCCGTACGTCCGACAGGAGACTCGTTGTGA
- a CDS encoding ATP-binding protein, with amino-acid sequence MTSKQPLPVRPTRTTQPLFPWHHFTMRFSSTPRGARLARRLAGEQLDAWGIPYASDAHDVLTLIVAELSANAVHHGHVPGRDFRLRLSAEGRAIRVEVTDTRGESVPVLAEPSDDLDGGRGLLLVAALTDRWGWYPCVDGPGKTVWATFTVTGHIEAHCVTGDGCNPPAES; translated from the coding sequence ATGACGAGCAAGCAGCCACTCCCCGTACGCCCCACCCGCACCACCCAACCCCTGTTCCCCTGGCACCACTTCACGATGCGCTTCAGCTCCACCCCACGCGGCGCCCGTCTCGCCCGACGCCTGGCCGGAGAACAACTCGACGCCTGGGGCATCCCCTACGCGAGCGATGCCCATGACGTGCTGACGCTGATCGTGGCTGAGCTCAGCGCGAACGCCGTACACCACGGGCACGTACCCGGACGTGACTTCCGCCTTCGGCTGTCCGCGGAGGGCCGGGCCATCCGCGTGGAGGTCACCGACACGCGCGGCGAAAGCGTCCCCGTCCTCGCTGAACCGTCGGACGATCTGGACGGAGGCCGCGGCCTGCTCCTGGTGGCCGCTCTCACCGACCGCTGGGGCTGGTACCCGTGCGTCGACGGGCCCGGCAAGACGGTCTGGGCGACATTCACCGTGACCGGTCACATCGAAGCGCACTGCGTCACCGGCGACGGCTGCAATCCGCCGGCCGAGTCGTAG
- a CDS encoding dihydrofolate reductase family protein — MTDPTGRRVAANLALTLDGRYHGPGGPSDFGMFAPYVTTEVARDHLTRIWEGATTAVLGRVNAEGFLAYWPTVADDESADPRDRGYAKWLVGTEKVVFSTTLTEAPWERSRVVNAPADDVVAALKADGGG, encoded by the coding sequence ATGACAGACCCGACCGGCCGCCGAGTGGCCGCGAACCTGGCCCTCACCCTCGACGGGCGCTACCACGGTCCGGGCGGGCCGAGCGACTTCGGGATGTTCGCCCCGTACGTGACCACCGAGGTGGCGCGCGACCACCTCACCCGCATCTGGGAGGGAGCGACGACGGCGGTGCTCGGCCGGGTCAACGCCGAAGGCTTCTTGGCGTACTGGCCGACGGTCGCCGACGACGAGAGCGCCGACCCGCGTGACCGCGGCTATGCGAAGTGGCTGGTCGGCACGGAAAAGGTGGTCTTCTCGACCACTCTCACCGAAGCTCCCTGGGAACGCAGCCGGGTGGTGAACGCCCCCGCCGATGACGTCGTCGCCGCACTCAAGGCCGACGGCGGGGGGTGA